A single window of Bombus pascuorum chromosome 1, iyBomPasc1.1, whole genome shotgun sequence DNA harbors:
- the LOC132914629 gene encoding uncharacterized protein LOC132914629: MVQKDLKSKSGPDVNRKKQVQKHKLKQLAECDEIVSSETVNAIGRVTDVVRAADDNAPSSDELDEDLEEQHKDLNLHLDLPNDTYSLTAIKPELPTCVRYGVREGMTHINMPKFSPLSRGHQGGATAIAAFATTTVYKSRCWNEAVIDQIIEDGDTFYCESYKDINTDDRRMLSILDLKRTICVQGKLTVNVSIEEAAYAGKFRSTEVTELHLVKALDLFFKRYNAGILASSVLNVAIWKDSKYYNLFDGQPRKENCEPADDGASGTAKLFLVKDLIGLLFIILEKSNVKNEPFVLYAIAISGVDHYTQPVDAEKQERANHRAQRRPSGYKMQEKYRAVVQGSYHVTHPVIPAPLRNRTFLIIALAALVYSRLVNANKWTSALIDLIFNQSNIYFVDLVRVLDKDLDEKEFELRLDDIMGDIILGAYSAKVKIRTNVVPGHGQKKGKLGIDDGIREFFQTQVTGLLEIKNFFYAIWRHDDTYYFMDPFACDEEGFRSSSAEIDGSANPGEAACVTMNSSINQVVETIMENTGSRDRDPFVIHGVRVLYVKTGTTPGGPLEKVIYREKGTNRRPQPLPSLPTVKDDALKLNGVVDMKPRIRPDVDKMRDVGVQVPDLLTDAENYMMTDDEPTTYVIVPPDEKKEPEEELWGEEEEEEEEEDIKRLRAEAGDITEEEEEEEGPEIIEEKEPVEEPVVKLVKGYKVINPNRLILQGSKNCLDENFDEWSRGKQGLIAALTVLAYRRLKNPTKWRNMDIDQLVDVSNRIFDEIIDWIRKGRPKMRDPEEIVEEEAEEEEEEEEREGEVEEKLLPKPSHLDMTMLPHRMKMGENDVFFKTKMKIIQGEASPLANLAEALECYFNRYPELILENKKLMYGIWKEGSNFFMFNPYGSDTEGWRLRDYPASFAVVASLNELIDLLYGVLEFNDPSFIIHFVGLDSIQPGLYTTEEEIILPEDTVVEQFKTRFLPITDDDLEKLQAELKDAEEVEEEPDVVDVEVMGEGEEEEEEEEEGRRPVRKLYEEEEKPLIDPLLEAQEQDQPDAPYRLNLILLTSNMKVFDENEETIDQVHEQIALEKLKYNHPPPYVMPSSKTLLKLLEAKRAKRSIPSLVSRFSIDSRLDVKRKGGISMIILAKSTMIVPSGVLEEAKPSKMIKLSPKKYLYSRILPICLMPLRAINDMYIQDEDLATAIRLEDLRRMEEEQRRAEEYVQEPVPEVPVGVRIRPTLIPLGPIIKTPIPEKRTITCIEKKKRKCLLNKADEGDALMEKVLCNTEDLLLELFFPDFKTKDQVRFRITEPKVAEAKISELTKPMESETTTIKRNTVGNQKKKSVHDSRGLKLTQDGIRILHGNICFKNRDEVQICHFKSCFFTALLCILAKIKLDPDRFSGKILDQLIFLGDKIYQQTGKLRYKPYRWFHHIEILDTVYNVITKQAVYADPKNCKDDELEFILDNFFEKNMTGIIVFINCSYAFWTANDRYYLYDPYPCDEKGNVSEEGYSCLMEFCNKNEMIDKIEANVGENIKKPYRIYTICIAHMEMRKRAKKKRRKKWDHCVEKQVEEVRIEEPSEMEVSTNASEASLIESADWVKQESKTSLVYDMTIPGFAPIKHYNASMFDVDVLENEITAPLLAPFKKSSVRESEKVEDEFEAVKLLVRRKVYDKRFKPHTAITTPLDLCIMAWSLIHDPVTWSVRTVKGLFEASADYTFDSMLAAEDSTVSEMTDGLLPEFEIANYVFRVVFVPLHYGTLYSIEGWNLSMSLQKVFDTFSYTGAIIICGDSHMGVLKKDENHFAWWTIRRTKKLRIVTSIDMKEFLKLIVQEIDQPEETVFMMRVITVSYAQKVDPDCNDTKGLHEPVIPISSLAEIHRMPAKPYDLEAIFRPTVPESNKPIFIQGTVALNNRDTMTEPRVKRCYFVAALAVMVKRDIIQSPMPGMIDKVIEVAESVYREFSEPKFHTEHILRNVTVMNRIFDFRDCASPLVTLTLNPRTLRTDFYAQVRKHLRKYFKTYSSGILHFTNCCYGFWYSRATNAYYYLDPYQCNEKGRKVSSGGKACLCIFPSICQMVRNMCFNQFEDTSGFFIHRLHVDSVNVLSFKTFKEDPMWLYLDYHWNFRHAPDIVKSSSKKKKQVEEPEKKNVKQFWNNYAVEVSNLIYSVWGTIGSYDSRFGDRAGKNQAAICVAVLAMQYLSHPSRWGPAILDSAVICGDSYYTESLRSSIQKCAKHFNRFNLQTSFKIFPHLWTIDFRDGICGILYGARNRMTLATALMKAFEESPNVLVECNKITLAALAAKDGYYVADPCWVGPPLFNKDHGAIYVLRCKNMNSLVYAVIKMLNTNQRLDFRLTPIMFTFEQEDFNFVEGKKREAKRKVFLDPIRTAPGKVTDPGMPIPGAHTAPDGVSYLTYRKNLEMGINRGHELENPELPSVEPVLEKDNMTSTLISTTWHLNLGQAAPLEKSTPVFEPGLIQHVPEQCEARVVDSFEPTRHVQMSISDLLAACDDYPRVVDFTGEPAPQLRPLECAAARSFLSDATRREFRAQTADMASEVYKTYKHRLPKIAKERSAAGDSGIPVEDIHPITEEEMEVKQNSPDTEAETEGTEDETFTETEATETEATETVEDD; encoded by the exons ATGGTTCAAAAAGATTTGAAATCAAAATCAGGGCCCGACGTAAACCGAAAGAAGCAAGTACAAAAACATAAATTGAAGCAACTCGCAGAATGCGACGAGATTGTTTCTTCGGAAACTGTGAATGCTATCGGTCGAGTCACAGATGTTGTTCGAGCCGCTGATGACAATGCACCGAGTAGCGATGAGCTTGACGAAGATCTCGAAGAGCAGCACAAAGACCTAAATTTGCATCTCGATTTGCCAAATGATACGTATTCCCTGACCGCGATCAAGCCAGAGCTTCCAACCTGTGTTAGATATGGTGTTCGTGAAGGGATGACTCATATTAACATGCCAAAGTTTTCACCATTGTCCAGGGGTCATcag GGTGGAGCAACAGCGATCGCGGCGTTTGCGACAACAACAGTTTATAAATCCCGTTGTTGGAACGAGGCGGTTATCGATCAGATTATCGAAGATGGAGATACGTTTTATTGTGAATCATATAAAGACATAAACACGGATGATCGACGAATGCTGTCGATCCTCGATTTAAAGAGGACTATATGCGTGCAAGGCAAGTTGACCGTTAACGTCAGCATCGAGGAGGCTGCATACGCTGGCAAATTTCGCTCCACAGAGGTGACGGAATTGCATTTGGTCAAAGCCTTGGATTTATTCTTCAAACGCTACAACGCTGGTATTTTGGCGTCATCAGTATTGAACGTGGCGATTTGGAAAGACTCGAAGTATTATAATCTGTTCGATGGTCAGCCAAGGAAAGAGAATTGCGAACCAGCAGATGATGGAGCCAGTGGAACAGCTAAGCTGTTTTTAGTCAAGGACCTAATAGgacttctttttattatcctCGAGAAGAGCAACGTGAAGAACGAGCCTTTCGTTCTTTACGCGATAGCGATTAGTGGCGTGGATCATTACACTCAACCAGTGGATGCTGAGAAGCAGGAAAGAGCCAATCATAGAGCACAAAGGCGACCGAGTGGTTATAAAATGCAGGAGAAGTACCGAGCTGTGGTCCAAGGCTCTTATCACGTTACACATCCTGTAATTCCAGCCCCACTTCGTAATCGCACATTCCTGATTATAGCTCTGGCAGCTCTGGTCTATTCGCGACTGGTGAATGCCAATAAGTGGACCAGTGCTCTGATCGatctaatttttaatcaatccAATATATACTTCGTCGATCTGGTACGCGTTCTCGATAAAGATTTGGATGAAAAAGAGTTCGAGCTTCGTTTGGACGATATCATGGGTGACATCATTCTCGGAGCATACTCCGCAAAAGTGAAAATTCGAACGAACGTTGTCCCAGGTCACGGACAGAAAAAAGGTAAACTCGGGATTGACGATGGTATACGCGAGTTCTTTCAGACTCAAGTGACTGGTCTGCTCGAGATAAAGAATTTCTTCTATGCAATTTGGAGACACGACGACACGTACTACTTCATGGATCCCTTTGCCTGTGACGAAGAAGGATTCCGAAGTAGTTCGGCTGAGATAGATGGTTCAGCGAATCCTGGGGAAGCTGCCTGTGTGACGATGAACAGCTCGATCAATCAAGTGGTGGAGACCATTATGGAGAACACGGGTAGTAGGGACAGAGATCCTTTTGTGATCCACGGGGTCCGAGTCCTATACGTGAAGACTGGAACAACACCTGGCGGTCCTTTGGAGAAGGTGATCTATCGAGAGAAAGGTACGAACCGCAGGCCGCAGCCATTACCGTCATTACCGACGGTCAAGGACGACGCGTTAAAGCTGAACGGAGTGGTCGATATGAAACCGAGAATACGACCGGATGTGGATAAAATGAGAGACGTGGGAGTCCAAGTTCCAGATCTACTAACAGACGCGGAGAATTACATGATGACGGATGACGAGCCTACAACTTACGTAATCGTGCCACCTGACGAGAAGAAGGAGCCTGAGGAAGAACTTTggggagaagaagaagaggaagaagaagaagaagatataaaGAGATTGCGGGCGGAAGCTGGCGACAttacagaagaagaagaggaggaagaaggtCCTGAAATAATCGAAGAGAAAGAGCCTGTTGAAGAACCAGTCGTGAAGTTAGTCAAGGGTTACAAAGTGATAAATCCTAATCGTTTGATCCTTCAGGGTTCGAAGAACTGTTTGGACGAAAATTTTGACGAATGGTCGAGGGGAAAGCAAGGACTGATAGCAGCTCTCACGGTTTTGGCTTATAGAAGATTGAAGAATCCCACCAAGTGGCGAAACATGGATATCGATCAACTGGTCGACGTCAGCAACAGAATTTTCGACGAGATTATAGATTGGATTAGAAAGGGACGTCCTAAGATGAGAGATCCCGAAGAAATAGTTGAAGAAGAAgcggaagaagaggaagaggaagaagaaagagaaggtgAAGTTGAAGAGAAATTGTTACCTAAACCAAGTCACTTGGATATGACGATGTTACCCCACAGAATGAAAATGGGAGAGAACGACGTGTTCTTTAAGACgaagatgaaaattattcaaggTGAAGCGAGTCCTTTGGCAAATCTTGCAGAGGCTCTCGAATGTTACTTCAACCGATATCCAGAATTAATCCTGGAGAACAAGAAACTGATGTACGGTATTTGGAAAGAGGGCTCGAACTTCTTCATGTTCAATCCATACGGAAGTGACACAGAGGGTTGGCGTCTTCGCGACTATCCTGCTTCATTTGCAGTAGTAGCTAGTTTAAACGAATTAATCGATCTTCTTTACGGCGTGTTGGAATTCAACGATCCTTCCTTTATAATTCACTTCGTCGGACTGGACTCGATACAACCTGGCCTTTATACTACTGAGGAGGAAATAATACTCCCAGAAGATACCGTGGTCGAGCAATTCAAAACGAGATTTCTACCGATCACGGACGACGATCTAGAAAAGTTACAGGCTGAATTAAAGGATGCAGAGGAAGTTGAGGAAGAACCAGATGTCGTAGACGTGGAGGTTATGGGCGAaggagaggaagaggaggaggaagaggaagaaggtaGGAGACCTGTGAGAAAGTTATacgaggaagaggaaaagCCTTTAATCGATCCATTGTTAGAGGCTCAGGAACAAGATCAACCTGACGCACCCTATCGTTTGAACCTAATTCTACTTACGTCCAACATGAAGGTCTTtgacgaaaacgaagaaaccATCGATCAGGTGCACGAACAGATAGCCTTAGAGAAGTTAAAGTACAATCATCCTCCTCCTTACGTTATGCCATCCAGTAAAACATTGTTGAAGCTTTTGGAAGCAAAACGAGCAAAAAGATCCATTCCATCTTTAGTATCGAGATTCTCCATAGACTCCAGATTAGATGTAAAAAGGAAAGGCGGAATTTCTATGATTATCTTGGCTAAGTCGACGATGATCGTACCGTCAGGGGTATTGGAGGAAGCGAAACCTTCAAAAATGATTAAACTGTCtccgaaaaaatatttatactctAGAATTTTGCCAATCTGTCTGATGCCTCTGAGAGCTATTAACGACATGTATATACAAGATGAAGATCTTGCCACGGCTATCCGATTAGAAGATCTACGGAGGATGGAGGAAGAGCAAAGGAGGGCTGAAGAATATGTTCAAGAGCCTGTACCGGAAGTACCTGTGGGAGTTCGTATACGACCAACGTTGATACCACTCGGACCGATTATTAAAACGCCAATTCCTGAAAAGAGGACGATTACCTGtattgaaaagaagaaacgtaaaTGTCTGTTAAACAAAGCTGACGAAGGCGACGCTTTGATGGAAAAGGTTCTCTGCAATACGGAGGATCTATTGTTAGAACTGTTCTTCCCTGACTTTAAAACAAAGGATCAGGTTCGTTTTAGAATA ACAGAACCAAAAGTTGCGGAGGCCAAAATTTCTGAACTTACTAAACCGATGGAGTCTGAAACGACGACGATTAAAAGGAACACAGTGGGCAATCAAAAGAAAAAGTCTGTGCATGATTCGCGTGGTTTAAAA cTAACGCAAGATGGAATCCGAATACTTCATGGTAACATATGTTTCAAAAATCGCGACGAAGTCCAAATCTGTCACTTCAAATCTTGTTTCTTTACCGCTCTACTGTGTATTTTGGCGAAGATCAAACTGGATCCAGATCGTTTCTCCGGGAAGATTCTAGATCAACTCATATTTCTCGGAGACAAGATCTATCAACAAACGGGGAAGCTACGGTATAAACCATATCGATGGTTCCATCATATCGAAATTCTCGACACGGTTTACAACGTGATCACGAAGCAGGCTGTTTACGCGGATCCTAAGAACTGCAAGGACGACGAGCTTGAATTCATACTGGACAATTTCTTCGAGAAAAATATGACCGGAATCATCGTGTTCATCAATTGCTCGTACGCCTTTTGGACGGCCAACGACAGATATTATTTGTACGATCCTTACCCCTGTGATGAGAAGGGGAATGTTTCAGAGGAAGGTTACTCCTGTCTTATGGAATTTTGCAACAAGAACGAGATGATAGATAAGATCGAGGCTAACGTCggtgaaaatattaagaaaccCTATCGGATATACACGATATGTATAGCTCACATGGAGATGAGAAAGAgagcgaagaagaaacgaagaaaaaagtgGGATCATTGCGTGGAGAAGCAAGTCGAAGAAGTTCGCATTGAGGAGCCCTCGGAAATGGAAGTATCCACTAACGCATCAGAAGCATCTCTAATCGAGTCGGCCGACTGGGTGAAACAAGAATCGAAAACTAGTCTCGTATACGATATGACGATTCCTGGTTTCGCTCctattaaacattataacgCCTCGATGTTCGACGTGGACGTTCTGGAAAATGAAATCACCGCTCCACTATTGGCAccttttaaaaaatcttccGTAAGGGAATCGGAGAAGGTGGAGGATGAGTTCGAGGCGGTGAAACTGTTGGTCAGGAGGAAAGTTTACGACAAAAGGTTCAAGCCGCACACAGCAATCACTACTCCTTTGGATCTTTGTATTATGGCTTGGTCGTTGATTCACGATCCAGTTACCTGGTCTGTTAGGACGGTAAAGGGACTGTTCGAGGCGAGTGCCGACTATACTTTCGACAGCATGTTGGCCGCGGAAGATTCTACGGTCAGTGAAATGACTGATGGTTTATTACCCGAGTTTGAGATAGCCAATTATGTGTTTCGAGTGGTGTTCGTGCCTCTGCACTATGGAACCTTGTACAGTATCGAAGGTTGGAATCTCTCGATGTCCTTGCAGAAAGTGTTCGACACATTCAGCTACACGGGCGCGATTATAATTTGCGGCGATTCTCATATGGGTGTTTTAAAGAAGGATGAAAATCATTTTGCTTGGTGGACAATTAGAAGAACGAAAAAATTGAGGATCGTTACTTCTATAGATATGAAGGAATTTTTAAAGTTGATCGTTCAGGAGATCGATCAACCCGAGGAGACGGTTTTCATGATGAGAGTAATTACGGTTTCTTATGCCCAGAAAGTTGATCCTGACTGTAACGATACAAAAGGTCTTCATGAGCCAGTGATACCAATCAGCTCGCTGGCAGAAATTCATAGAATGCCAGCTAAACCTTACGATCTCGAGGCAATATTTAGGCCTACCGTACCAGAATCAAATAAACCGATCTTTATACAGGGAACGGTTGCCCTGAACAATAGAGATACTATGACCGAACCGAGAGTTAAAAGATGTTACTTTGTCGCTGCTTTAGCGGTAATGGTGAAAAGAGATATCATTCAAAGTCCCATGCCAGGAATGATAGATAAAGTGATCGAGGTTGCTGAATCGGTTTATAGAGAATTTTCGGAGCCCAAGTTTCATACGGAACACATTTTGCGTAATGTTACTGTGATGAATAGAATCTTCGATTTTCGTGACTGTGCATCTCCTTTGGTAACGCTTACGCTAAACCCTCGAACTTTGAGAACCGACTTTTACGCTCAG GTAAGGAAGCATttgcgaaaatattttaaaacgtacTCAAGTGGAATTCTGCATTTCACCAACTGCTGTTACGGTTTCTGGTATTCGAGAGCCACGAACGCGTATTACTATTTAGATCCTTACCAGTGCAATGAAAAAGGGAGGAAAGTTTCAAGCGGTGGTAAAGCTTGTCTGTGTATCTTCCCCAGTATTTGTCAGATGGTGAGAAACATGTGCTTTAATCAGTTCGAAGACACCTCAGGCTTCTTTATTCATCGTCTGCACGTGGACTCGGTAAACGTGCTATCGTTCAAAACGTTCAAGGAAGATCCTATGTGGTTGTACCTGGATTATCATTGGAACTTCAGACACGCTCCGGATATCGTAAAATCAAGtagcaagaagaaaaaacaagtGGAAGAGccggaaaagaaaaatgtcaaGCAATTCTGGAACAATTATGCTGTCGAGGTGTCTAATCTTATCTATTCGGTTTGGGGAACCATTGGCTCTTACGATTCTAGATTCGGTGATCGGGCTGGAAAGAATCAGGCAGCCATTTGCGTGGCTGTCTTGGCCATGCAATATCTCAGTCATCCGTCGAGATGGGGTCCAGCCATTTTGGATTCAGCCGTGATCTGCGGAGACTCTTATTATACGGAAAGCTTAAGAAGCTCCATCCAAAAATGTGCCAAGCATTTCAACAGGTTCAATTTACAAACCTCCTTCAAGATCTTTCCCCACTTGTGGACTATTGACTTCAGAGATGGTATTTGTGGAATTTTATACGGTGCTCGAAATAGGATGACTCTCGCGACTGCACTGATGAAAGCTTTCGAAGAGTCACCGAACGTTCtcgtcgagtgcaacaaaatCACGTTAGCAGCCCTTGCGGCGAAAGATGGATACTACGTCGCTGATCCCTGTTGGGTCGGTCCACCCTTGTTCAACAAGGACCATGGAGCGATCTACGTCCTTCGTTGTAAGAACATGAACTCCTTGGTCTACGCGGTGATCAAGATGCTTAACACTAATCAGAGACTCGATTTCCGTTTGACTCCTATCATGTTCACGTTTGAACAGGAGGACTTTAACTTTGTTGAAGGAAAGAAACGTGAAGCGAAGAGGAAGGTCTTCTTGGATCCTATTAGAACTGCTCCAGGGAAAGTCACTGATCCTGGTATGCCTATACCAGGCGCTCACACGGCCCCAGACGGGGTTTCTTATCTCACGTATcgcaaaaatcttgaaatggGCATTAATAGAGGCCACGAACTGGAGAATCCTGAGTTGCCTTCGGTAGAGCCAGTGTTGGAGAAGGATAACATGACCAGCACGCTCATTAGTACCACCTGGCATCTGAATCTCGGTCAGGCCGCTCCCTTGGAGAAATCTACGCCTGTGTTCGAACCTGGGCTGATTCAACATGTGCCGGAACAGTGCGAGGCACGGGTCGTTGATTCATTCGAGCCAACTCGCCACGTGCAAATGTCTATCAGTGACCTACTGGCAGCCTGTGACGATTATCCAAGAGTGGTAGATTTCACTGGCGAACCTGCTCCGCAGTTAAGACCGCTGGAATGCGCCGCCGCGCGTAGTTTTCTTAGCGACGCTACTCGTCGAGAATTTCGTGCTCAGACCGCGGACATGGCCAGTGAAGTTTATAAAACTTACA